One genomic segment of Vibrio quintilis includes these proteins:
- a CDS encoding ATP-binding protein — protein MGSLAESHVTSEKHVTTESNVVADQRLTGDRSASHSASERNLMVLYQETEWLMMVIRQVICSYLKQEGHEHHWLEIEPPPLEPGSSQYADCMTEWQLNTFERLALVLAMAPAIRPDALDYFFGLNGMIDRPFTEFGGVTDKAYSGFIPTGQTLNFLLSANNPEWHLCTRSILSPKHRLMAEQVTELLPVEAGLPQWSGVYQLSEHWLHYFITGQRQRPEQSASFPAHLLETPLCWEELVLDYRVMSKIEEIRAWLAHSHILMDEWKLSHKVKPGYRAVFSGPPGTGKTLTAALLGQSTGREVYRVDLSMVVSKYIGETEKNLSRLFDAACYKEWILFFDEGDALFGKRTDATSSNDRHANQLTGYLLQKIEDFPGTVIIATNLKNNMDEAFTRRFQSMVQFTMPGPEERLQLWQNAFRDVCELGESVDLAVIAEKYEMAGGQIINVLRQCALTAIRRGERVVHQDDILQSIRQEFRKDNKLIV, from the coding sequence ATGGGAAGTCTGGCTGAAAGTCATGTGACGTCAGAAAAGCACGTCACAACAGAGAGCAATGTCGTCGCAGATCAGCGTCTGACGGGCGATCGCTCTGCCAGTCATTCCGCCTCAGAGCGTAACCTGATGGTGCTGTATCAGGAAACTGAATGGCTGATGATGGTGATCCGTCAGGTCATTTGCAGTTATCTGAAGCAGGAAGGGCATGAACATCACTGGCTGGAGATTGAGCCTCCACCGCTGGAACCGGGAAGCAGCCAGTATGCTGACTGCATGACCGAGTGGCAGTTGAACACTTTTGAACGACTGGCTCTGGTGCTGGCGATGGCTCCGGCGATTCGTCCCGATGCGCTGGATTATTTCTTTGGCTTAAACGGGATGATCGACCGGCCATTTACCGAATTTGGCGGCGTGACAGACAAAGCCTACAGTGGTTTTATTCCTACCGGTCAAACCCTCAATTTTCTGCTCAGTGCCAACAATCCGGAGTGGCATTTATGCACGCGCTCGATTCTTTCCCCAAAACACCGCCTGATGGCAGAACAGGTCACAGAATTGCTGCCGGTGGAGGCCGGACTGCCGCAATGGTCCGGGGTCTATCAACTCAGTGAGCACTGGCTGCACTATTTCATTACCGGCCAGCGGCAAAGGCCGGAGCAGAGTGCCAGCTTTCCCGCGCATTTGCTGGAAACACCGCTGTGCTGGGAAGAACTGGTGCTGGATTATCGCGTGATGAGCAAAATCGAAGAAATCCGCGCCTGGCTGGCGCACAGCCACATTCTGATGGATGAATGGAAGCTTAGTCACAAGGTCAAACCCGGTTACCGCGCCGTCTTCTCCGGCCCGCCGGGCACGGGCAAAACCCTCACTGCTGCGCTGCTGGGTCAGTCTACCGGGCGGGAAGTGTACCGGGTGGATTTATCGATGGTGGTGTCGAAATATATCGGGGAAACCGAGAAGAACCTCTCCCGGCTGTTTGATGCAGCCTGCTATAAAGAGTGGATTTTGTTTTTTGATGAAGGAGACGCGCTGTTTGGTAAGCGAACCGACGCCACTTCGTCAAATGATCGCCACGCCAACCAGCTCACCGGTTATTTATTACAGAAAATAGAAGACTTTCCCGGTACGGTGATTATCGCTACCAACTTAAAAAACAATATGGATGAAGCCTTTACCCGTCGTTTTCAGAGCATGGTGCAGTTCACTATGCCCGGTCCGGAAGAGCGGCTGCAACTGTGGCAAAACGCTTTCCGGGACGTATGTGAGCTGGGTGAGTCGGTGGACTTAGCCGTGATTGCAGAAAAATATGAGATGGCGGGCGGGCAGATTATTAACGTGTTGCGCCAGTGTGCGCTCACAGCGATCCGCCGTGGGGAACGTGTGGTGCATCAGGACGATATTCTGCAGAGTATTCGTCAGGAATTTCGGAAAGACAATAAGCTGATTGTGTGA